In one Silene latifolia isolate original U9 population chromosome 10, ASM4854445v1, whole genome shotgun sequence genomic region, the following are encoded:
- the LOC141606350 gene encoding F-box protein At5g49610, translated as MNSLDSANGFFPDEVFLQILARLPIKSLFRFRTVCKYWYKLPKDNYFINLFNAISVMKSMVLVEITEVSEQKCSLIFVDHMKGVSEFSLDFLKDRVKIRASCNGLLCCSSIPDKGVFYVCNPMTREYKVLPKSRERPVTRFYPDGDATLVGIACDLRDRGRFSVVLAGYHRSFGHRADNTFISLVYDSRVNKWRKFVSLQEESFTQMNRNQVVFVNGLLHWLTVSYSCILVLDLENDVWRKIYLPSEMGCGTGNRMYLLESNGFLSIIQILEAWMNIWVLEDYEKQEWRMVDRVSLRCIRGLIPGIFPISQSGECVFLATHKQILLYHRRTRVWKEMYSVKSNATLPLWFSALAFSNTIFSCR; from the coding sequence ATGAATTCATTGGATTCAGCAAATGGGTTTTTCCCAGATGAAGTTTTTCTCCAGATTCTAGCAAGATTACCAATTAAATCCCTTTTTAGGTTTAGAACTGTGTGTAAATATTGGTACAAATTACCCAAAGATAATTACTTTATTAATCTGTTTAATGCAATTTCAGTTATGAAATCTATGGTATTAGTTGAAATTACTGAGGTTTCTGAACAAAAATGtagtttgatttttgttgatcatatgaaggGTGTGTCTGAATTTTCATTGGATTTCTTGAAAGATAGGGTTAAAATTAGGGCATCATGTAATGGGTTGTTATGTTGCTCTAGTATTCCGGATAAAGGCGTGTTTTACGTCTGTAATCCGATGACTAGGGAGTATAAAGTGCTTCCAAAAAGCCGGGAGAGGCCGGTTACTAGGTTTTACCCTGATGGGGATGCAACTTTGGTTGGTATTGCTTGTGATTTAAGGGACAGGGGGAGGTTTAGTGTTGTGTTAGCGGGTTATCATCGTTCGTTTGGGCATAGGGCGGATAATACGTTTATATCATTGGTGTATGATTCGAGGGTGAATAAGTGGAGAAAGTTTGTGTCTTTGCAAGAGGAGAGTTTTACACAAATGAATAGGAATCAGGttgtgtttgtgaatggtttgctTCATTGGTTGACGGTGAGCTACTCGTGTATACTTGTGCTTGATTTGGAAAATGATGTTTGGAGGAAGATTTATTTGCCTAGTGAGATGGGTTGTGGGACTGGGAATCGGATGTATTTGTTGGAATCAAATGGGTTCTTGTCGATAATTCAAATTTTAGAAGCTTGGATGAATATATGGGTGCTGGAGGACTATGAGAAACAGGAATGGAGAATGGTTGATAGGGTGAGTCTCAGATGTATTAGAGGGCTGATCCCTGGAATTTTCCCGATAAGCCAGAGTGGTGAGTGTGTTTTTCTTGCTACACATAAACAGATTCTGTTATACCACAGGAGAACTAGAGTTTGGAAAGAGATGTATTCGGTGAAGAGCAACGCTACGCTTCCTTTGTGGTTCTCGGCCCTTGCATTCAGTAACACAATATTTTCGTGTCGCTAA
- the LOC141608508 gene encoding uncharacterized protein LOC141608508, translating into MRVSELMRPETNGWNDELVRATFLAFEANSILNIRMGENNPRDVWCWDLTRDGNYSVKSAYGALSKGSGCQEEQSDYSREEWLWKRLWKVPVLPRIKVFFWQLCNDAIATRNNIARRIPGTMDGCPICGYDVESGIHIVRECSWVRSVWSGLGVDVLSGVGFDRIRDWIEALMRDKGMAEWVELMTGCWAIWEMRNKVVFDGVRWSVEDVFAPG; encoded by the coding sequence ATGCGAGTTTCAGAGCTCATGCGGCCTGAAACAAATGGTTGGAATGATGAGTTGGTGCGGGCAACTTTTCTTGCCTTTGAAGCGAATAGTATACTGAATATTAGGATGGGTGAGAATAATCCTAGAGATGTGTGGTGTTGGGATTTGACAAGGGATGGTAACTATTCTGTGAAATCGGCGTATGGGGCACTGTCGAAGGGAAGTGGGTGTCAGGAGGAGCAGTCGGATTACTCGAGGGAGGAATGGCTATGGAAGAGGTTGTGGAAAGTTCCAGTCTTACCTCGCATCAAAGTATTTTTTTGGCAACTATGCAATGATGCTATCGCTACAAGGAATAATATAGCTAGAAGGATTCCGGGAACTATGGATGGCTGCCCCATATGCGGATATGACGTGGAGTCGGGTATTCATATTGTGCGAGAGTGTAGTTGGGTACGGAGTGTATGGAGTGGCCTGGGAGTGGATGTGTTGTCAGGTGTGGGTTTCGACCGTATAAGGGATTGGATTGAAGCATTGATGAGGGATAAGGGTATGGCAGAATGGGTGGAATTGATGACGGGATGTTGGGCGATTTGGGAGATGCGTAATAAGGTTGTCTTTGATGGTGTGCGGTGGAGTGTGGAGGATGTCTTTGCACCAGGGTGA
- the LOC141606343 gene encoding GDSL esterase/lipase At4g16230-like isoform X2: protein MGIFANRQITSIFLTVLCLYCLSICNGELLASFVFGDSLVDVGNNNYIVTLSKANYPPNGIDFGVPTGRFTNGRTIADIIGQEFGLMTFSPPYLAPTTKGLAIMQGVNYASGAGGILNATGQLFIGRLNFDAQLDNFANTKQDLISTIGEEATNELLKKALFSVTMGSNDFINNYLTPIVSRRLRKMGAKKILVANVGPIGCIPYIRELNPSEAPKCAALPNHLAQLFNFQLKSLVTELSSNLKGSEFVYADVYRVVNDLLLNYTSYGFENGNSACCYVSGRFGGLIPCGPTSKMCNDRSKYVFWDPYHPSDAANVLIAKRLIDGDSSFISPINIRQLVLHS, encoded by the exons atgggTATTTTCGCAAATCGACAAATAACAAGTATTTTCTTGACCGTTTTGTGTTTGTATTGTTTGAGCATTTGTAATGGAGAATTACTAGCAAGTTTTGTGTTTGGAGATTCATTAGTAGATGTTGGTAACAACAATTACATTGTTACGCTTTCGAAGGCGAATTATCCTCCGAATGGTATCGATTTTGGAGTACCTACTGGAAGATTTACCAATGGAAGAACCATTGCTGATATTATAG GCCAAGAATTTGGATTAATGACTTTTTCGCCACCATACTTAGCTCCGACTACAAAAGGACTTGCGATTATGCAAGGTGTGAATTACGCTTCTGGAGCTGGAGGGATTCTTAACGCGACTGGACAACTTTTT ATTGGTAGGTTGAATTTTGATGCACAATTGGACAACTTTGCAAATACAAAGCAAGATTTAATATCAACAATTGGGGAAGAAGCAACCAATGAGCTTCTTAAGAAAGCCTTGTTTTCCGTGACAATGGGATCTAATGATTTTATCAACAATTACCTCACTCCAATTGTCTCTAGA AGATTACGCAAAATGGGAGCAAAGAAGATACTAGTAGCGAATGTCGGACCGATCGGATGCATACCATATATAAGAGAATTAAACCCATCAGAAGCTCCTAAATGTGCTGCATTACCTAATCACCTTGCCCAGCTCTTCAATTTTCAGCTCAAGTCTCTTGTTACTGAGCTAAGCAGCAACCTTAAGGGTTCCGAGTTTGTTTACGCCGATGTTTATCGCGTCGTCAATGATTTACTCCTCAACTACACGTCTTATG GTTTCGAGAACGGGAATTCAGCATGTTGCTATGTAAGTGGGAGGTTCGGGGGATTAATACCGTGTGGACCAACATCAAAGATGTGCAACGATAGGTCAAAGTACGTGTTTTGGGACCCATATCATCCGTCTGATGCTGCTAATGTCCTCATTGCTAAACGCCTTATTGATGGCgattcttcctttatttctcctATCAACATACGTCAACTAGTACTACATTCTTGA
- the LOC141606351 gene encoding putative enoyl-CoA hydratase 1, peroxisomal: MSTPTQENLIMVTHQPRGITHITINRPKSLNSLTKPMLTRLAQVFKSLDKDPSVKVIILSGSGRAFCSGIDLTAAEEVFKGDVKDVESDPVVQMERCRKPIIGAISGFAVTAGFEIALACDIIVASKGAKFIDSHARFGIFPSWGLSQKLARIIGPNKAREVSFGAIPLTAEQGEKLGFVNHVVEASELISKAEEIAEAIAKNNQDLVLRYKSVINDGLKLSLGDALALEKERAHSYYQGMTKEQFKKMQDFIAGRSSGQSKL; encoded by the exons ATGTCAACACCAACCCAAGAAAACCTGATCATGGTAACCCATCAACCGAGAGGAATAACCCACATAACAATAAACCGACCCAAATCCCTAAATTCCTTAACCAAACCCATGTTAACCCGATTAGCACAAGTCTTCAAGTCATTAGACAAAGACCcatcagtaaaagtaataatcttatcgggttcgggtcgggcttTTTGTTCAGGTATTGATCTGACAGCTGCAGAGGAAGTGTTCAAGGGAGATGTCAAGGATGTTGAAAGTGATCCTGTAGTTCAGATGGAACGGTGTAGGAAACCTATTATAGGAGCTATTTCTGGGTTTGCTGTTACTGCTGGGTTTGAGATTGCTCTTGCTTGTGATATTATTGTTGCTTCTAAAGGGGCTAAGTTTATTGATTCTCATGCAAG ATTCGGCATATTTCCATCATGGGGACTTTCACAAAAGCTTGCTCGCATAATAGGACCAAATAAAGCTCGTGAAGTATCGTTTGGTGCCATACCTTTAACGGCAGAACAGGGTGAGAAGTTAGGATTTGTGAATCATGTAGTTGAAGCTAGTGAACTAATAAGTAAAGCTGAAGAAATTGCGGAAGCAATTGCGAAGAATAACCAAGACCTCGTCTTAAGGTACAAGTCTGTCATTAATGATGGCTTGAAGCTCAGTTTGGGTGACGCATTAGCACTCGAAAAG GAAAGAGCTCATAGCTACTACCAAGGGATGACAAAGGAACAGTTTAAGAAAATGCAGGATTTCATAGCTGGCCGGAGCTCAGGCCAATCCAAGCTGTAA
- the LOC141606343 gene encoding GDSL esterase/lipase At4g16230-like isoform X1, with amino-acid sequence MGIFANRQITSIFLTVLCLYCLSICNGELLASFVFGDSLVDVGNNNYIVTLSKANYPPNGIDFGVPTGRFTNGRTIADIIGQEFGLMTFSPPYLAPTTKGLAIMQGVNYASGAGGILNATGQLFIGRLNFDAQLDNFANTKQDLISTIGEEATNELLKKALFSVTMGSNDFINNYLTPIVSRVEQSLVSPQSFVNQMISKFRVQLTRLRKMGAKKILVANVGPIGCIPYIRELNPSEAPKCAALPNHLAQLFNFQLKSLVTELSSNLKGSEFVYADVYRVVNDLLLNYTSYGFENGNSACCYVSGRFGGLIPCGPTSKMCNDRSKYVFWDPYHPSDAANVLIAKRLIDGDSSFISPINIRQLVLHS; translated from the exons atgggTATTTTCGCAAATCGACAAATAACAAGTATTTTCTTGACCGTTTTGTGTTTGTATTGTTTGAGCATTTGTAATGGAGAATTACTAGCAAGTTTTGTGTTTGGAGATTCATTAGTAGATGTTGGTAACAACAATTACATTGTTACGCTTTCGAAGGCGAATTATCCTCCGAATGGTATCGATTTTGGAGTACCTACTGGAAGATTTACCAATGGAAGAACCATTGCTGATATTATAG GCCAAGAATTTGGATTAATGACTTTTTCGCCACCATACTTAGCTCCGACTACAAAAGGACTTGCGATTATGCAAGGTGTGAATTACGCTTCTGGAGCTGGAGGGATTCTTAACGCGACTGGACAACTTTTT ATTGGTAGGTTGAATTTTGATGCACAATTGGACAACTTTGCAAATACAAAGCAAGATTTAATATCAACAATTGGGGAAGAAGCAACCAATGAGCTTCTTAAGAAAGCCTTGTTTTCCGTGACAATGGGATCTAATGATTTTATCAACAATTACCTCACTCCAATTGTCTCTAGAGTTGAGCAATCTCTTGTTTCTCCTCAATCTTTTGTTAATCAGATGATCTCCAAATTTCGGGTTCAACTCACG AGATTACGCAAAATGGGAGCAAAGAAGATACTAGTAGCGAATGTCGGACCGATCGGATGCATACCATATATAAGAGAATTAAACCCATCAGAAGCTCCTAAATGTGCTGCATTACCTAATCACCTTGCCCAGCTCTTCAATTTTCAGCTCAAGTCTCTTGTTACTGAGCTAAGCAGCAACCTTAAGGGTTCCGAGTTTGTTTACGCCGATGTTTATCGCGTCGTCAATGATTTACTCCTCAACTACACGTCTTATG GTTTCGAGAACGGGAATTCAGCATGTTGCTATGTAAGTGGGAGGTTCGGGGGATTAATACCGTGTGGACCAACATCAAAGATGTGCAACGATAGGTCAAAGTACGTGTTTTGGGACCCATATCATCCGTCTGATGCTGCTAATGTCCTCATTGCTAAACGCCTTATTGATGGCgattcttcctttatttctcctATCAACATACGTCAACTAGTACTACATTCTTGA
- the LOC141606341 gene encoding uncharacterized protein LOC141606341 — translation MARKGNQPKRGIDQTSSKSNRKDPELKVVADDLLDSEQHSSPLMAGINSTSLAGDGRKKNRKARNVVTRGDLVDDMGNGPSVHDNSVSCEDVQDIGRVHSNMSHARNHRHKSVNGTSGHATNESYTANRLDKVNYFRHLALESLRPYARSILRTSNGWLEKHRPFFISVADKINGARDYIRWKFVLIYPVVLRWLFHVGNIMLLVTMLWLDCALRGMASFLRMGTTSFLAVLWFSIFSVVAMIGTFKFLLIFAVAALLGVLVGFVISLSIIAVSGAVVLWLYGSFWTTSFIIVLAGLAFIANNERLALLITTVYSVYCAWAYAGWLGLLLALNLSFISSDALIYFLKHNIDEQRNESYARTDGFFNERSSFAGKAHAPHSDIGSGESVDRNAGDASTSGTDSEITSEDEVVRLLNCADHYSALGLSRYQQVDVSILKREYRKKAMLVHPDKNMGNEKAAEAFKKLQNAYEILLDSLKRKAYDDELRREELLNYFCRFQSTSQKNGRHGFFPNGFTHPEGDGEDPLGESRRIACKKCGSFHMWFQTKKSKSKARWCQDCKDFHQAKDGDGWVEQSSQPLLFGILQKVDLPIAYVCADSKVFDATEWYICQGMRCAANSHKPSFHVNTNITKNSHGKGSSSSHRGGAAASNMEENMTEEEFFEWLHSAMQSGAFENFTGNDIPETNTKFSSKNAGGTQTSGGSSSSSKRKKKGKKQW, via the exons ATGGCTCGCAAAGGAAATCAACCCAAGCGAGGGATTGATCAAACATCATCAAAGAGTAATAGAAAGGATCCAGAGTTGAAGGTGGTTGCTGATGACCTCCTCGACAGTGAACAGCATAGTTCGCCGTTGATGGCGGGTATTAACAGTACATCTCTAGCTGGGGATGGGAGAAAAAAGAACAGAAAAGCGAGGAATGTAGTCACAAGGGGCGATTTGGTGGATGATATGGGTAATGGACCCTCAGTGCATGATAACAGCGTATCGTGTGAGGATGTGCAAGATATTGGCCGAGTACACTCTAATATGTCACATGCTAGAAATCACAGACATAAAAGTGTGAATGGTACCTCCGGTCACGCAACAAACGAATCGTATACAGCAAACAGACTTGATAAAGTGAACTATTTCCGTCATCTGGCTCTTGAAAGCTTAAGGCCATATGCCAGGTCTATTTTGCGGACTTCAAATGGATGGCTTGAAAAGCATCGACCTTTCTTCATTTCTGTAGCAGATAAGATAAATGGAGCTCGTGATTACATACGATGGAAGTTTGTTCTGATCTATCCGGTTGTTTTGAGATGGCTATTTCACGTTGGCAACATAATGCTACTTGTGACAATGCTTTGGTTGGATTGTGCTCTTCGTGGCATGGCCTCATTTCTGAGGATGGGAACAACATCCTTTCTCGCTGTTCTGTGGTTTAGCATTTTCTCAGTTGTTGCAATGATTGGGACGTTCAAATTCCTGCTTATCTTT GCTGTTGCTGCTTTGCTTGGAGTTTTGGTGGGATTTGTTATCTCATTATCGATAATTGCTGTTAGTGGAGCAGTTGTTCTGTGGTTATACGGAAGCTTTTGGACAAcctcttttatcattgttttgGCAG GATTGGCATTCATAGCAAACAATGAGCGCCTTGCTTTACTGATAACCACTGTCTATTCAGTATATTGTGCTTGGGCATATGCCGGGTGGCTTGGATTACTTTTAGCATTGAATTTGTCGTTCATTTCAAGTGATGCACTCATATACTTCTTGAAACATAACATTGATGAGCAAAGAAATGAGTCATATGCACGGACAGATGGATTTTTTAATGAACGAAGCTCGTTTGCTGGTAAAGCACATGCTCCACATTCTGACATTGGTTCAGGGGAATCAGTAGATCGGAATGCTGGTGACGCTTCTACCAGTGGGACTGATTCTGAAATTACATCGGAAGATGAAGTTGTTCGTTTGCTAAATTGTGCTGATCACTACTCGGCTTTGGGTTTATCCCGATACCAGCAAGTAGATGTGTCTATACTGAAAAGGGAATATAGGAAGAAG GCAATGCTTGTTCATCCTGATAAAAACATGGGTAATGAAAAGGCTGCAGAAGCTTTTAAGAAACTTCAAAATGCGTATGAG ATTTTGCTGGATTCTCTGAAAAGAAAAGCTTATGATGATGAACTTAGGAGGGAGGAGTTGCTGAACTATTTCTGCCGATTTCAGAGTACTTCccaaaag AATGGACGACATGGCTTCTTTCCTAATGGATTTACTCACCCCGAAGGTGATGGAGAGGACCCTTTGGGCGAGTCAAGGAGAATTGCATGCAAGAAGTGTGGAAGCTTTCATATGTGGTTCCAAACCAAGAAATCCAAGTCAAAAGCAAGATGGTGTCAG GATTGCAAGGATTTCCATCAAGCTAAAGACGGGGATGGCTGGGTTGAACAGTCTTCCCAGCCTTTGCTCTTTGGGATATTACAGAAG GTCGATCTACCCATTGCTTATGTTTGTGCTGATAGCAAAGTGTTTGATGCCACAGAATGGTATATCTGTCAG GGAATGAGGTGTGCTGCAAACTCTCACAAACCAAGCTTCCATGTCAATACTAACATTACAAAGAACAGTCACGGGAAAGGATCGAGTTCATCCCATAGGGGTGGGGCCGCAGCATCCAACATGGAGGAGAACATGACCGAGGAAGAGTTCTTTGAATGGTTGCACAGCGCCATGCAATCCGGGGCATTTGAAAACTTTACCGGGAATGATATTCCTGAGACGAACACAAAATTTAGCTCCAAGAATGCAGGTGGGACACAAACTAGTGGTGGCAGTAGTAGCAGCagtaaaagaaagaaaaagggtAAGAAGCAATGGTAA
- the LOC141606342 gene encoding protein REGULATOR OF FATTY ACID COMPOSITION 3, chloroplastic — translation MDTLITSASNPSISFLSPSLSKQSSGFSLSSNSCFIIRNGHSSFVPISSHNLVGSSRRRSLMVEAKKGNQSKNNKVDSHSFAPKSDEAIGPFPEAVLLKQKKVQEDGRALPEFADEDEEELFEFLNLQLESDLDADQMRHYEVVYLIHQDHKDKVEDVNNKIRDFIREKKGRVWRFSDWGMRRLAYKIQKTTHAHYILMNFELGTQWINEFKQILDQDERVIRHLVIKRKNAITENCPPPPEFHTLRADMVDEYDVDDMEEDEDEDDEEEYDDDEGDLEGDEDDEIDGENVSSSQETDSRKPIAKRNSNTKREKVLR, via the exons ATGGATACCCTTATTACTTCAGCCTCAAACCCATCAATCTCCTTCCTTTCTCCTTCCCTTTCAAAACAATCATCTGGGTTTTCATTATCTTCCAATTCTTGCTTCATAATTCGAAATGGGCACTCTTCATTTGTACCAATTTCTTCTCATAATTTGGTTGGTAGTAGTAGAAGGAGGTCATTAATGGTGGAAGCTAAAAAGGGTAATCAAAGTAAGAACAATAAAGTTGATTCTCATAGTTTTGCTCCTAAATCTGATGAAGCTATTGGTCCTTTTCCTGAAGCTGTTCTTCTTAAACAG AAAAAGGTCCAGGAAGATGGCAGAGCATTGCCTGAATTCGCAGATGAAGATGAGG AGGAACTTTTCGAGTTTTTGAACCTTCAGCTGGAAAGTGATTTAGATGCTGACCAGA TGCGTCACTATGAAGTGGTTTATCTGATCCATCAAGATCACAAGGACAAGGTTGAGGATGTGAATAACAAGATCCGAG ATTTTATAAGGGAGAAGAAAGGGAGAGTATGGAGGTTTAGTGATTGGGGCATGCGGAGACTGGCTTACAAGATACAAAAAACAACACATGCCCACTATATTTTGATGAATTTCGAGTTAGGGACTCAGTGGATCAACGAGtttaagcagattctagaccaaGATGAGAGAGTGATTCGACATCTTGTAATCAAGCGGAAAAATGCCATCACAGAAAACTGTCCGCCGCCTCCCGAGTTCCACACGCTGCGAGCTGACATGGTAGATGAATATGACGTTGACGACATGGAGGAAGACGAGGATGAAGATGACGAAGAGGAGTATGATGACGATGAGGGGGACTTAGAAGGCGATGAAGATGATGAGATTGATGGCGAAAATGTTAGCAGTAGCCAAGAAACAGATAGTCGAAAACCCATAGCCAAAAGGAATTCAAATACTAAACGTGAGAAGGTGCTTAGATAA